Proteins encoded by one window of Dietzia sp. B32:
- a CDS encoding galactan 5-O-arabinofuranosyltransferase, producing the protein MPVALRGLGLAGAATLLAAVVTAVVLAGFSLVSFPAYGNSNVLRALTVVGQAAAVALVVLGILSARAGERPGGRAALVRLGKLAAPTGSALLVAATLGIPLAASRLYLHGVSVDQEFRTQFLGRSATSLGLPDMAYADLPSFYPSGWFWLGGRFANLAGLEGWAAFKPWSILSLAVAAALVTVLWTRLLRTDLGAAVGLASTSIVLAYGSPEPYGAIVALFIPPVLILAWHAVNPTARHAGRGAALATTLFLGASASTYTLYTGLAAGTVVLMALVATVAASVARRSAGGPHPTRGSFPLWLPAVRLAAIGFGSIAIALMVWAPYLLAALRGTPADSGTAMHYLPDAGARLPLPMTAGGLTGWVCLAGLVWIVVRAWTSRRAQALGLGVVAVYLWCLASMAITVLGTTMLGFRLEPVLIGLLVVAGVFAIADVAGLAVRAAGRQNGADRPAAEAADRRRRATAVVGVVASLAALAHAQGIPDHLHEEIRLAYTDTDGHGERADRYPPGPESHYAEVDETIREAFPDRRRTDLVVVSTADAFLAYHPYLAFQAVTSHYANPLGRYADRNDAMVRWQDATSGDELRAMMDETPWRGPDAIVARPSGDGYTLRLAEDTYPNDPNVRRFGVTIPAEAVEGPHFEVHDVGPFAVIVVR; encoded by the coding sequence ATGCCGGTGGCGCTACGGGGACTCGGTCTGGCCGGCGCGGCGACGCTGCTGGCCGCCGTCGTCACCGCGGTCGTCCTCGCCGGGTTCTCCCTCGTCTCGTTCCCCGCCTACGGCAACTCCAACGTCCTGCGGGCGCTCACGGTGGTCGGTCAGGCCGCGGCTGTCGCCCTGGTGGTGCTGGGGATCCTGTCCGCGCGCGCCGGCGAGCGGCCGGGGGGCCGAGCCGCTCTGGTCCGGCTGGGCAAGCTCGCGGCCCCCACCGGCTCGGCGTTGCTCGTGGCCGCCACGCTGGGGATCCCGCTGGCCGCCTCGCGGCTGTACCTGCACGGCGTGAGCGTGGACCAGGAGTTCCGCACCCAGTTCCTCGGTCGCTCGGCCACTTCGCTCGGGCTTCCGGACATGGCGTACGCCGACCTGCCCTCGTTCTACCCGTCGGGCTGGTTCTGGCTGGGCGGGCGTTTCGCGAACCTCGCCGGACTCGAGGGGTGGGCGGCGTTCAAACCGTGGTCGATCCTCTCGTTGGCGGTCGCCGCGGCGCTGGTCACGGTGCTCTGGACCCGCCTGCTGCGGACCGATCTCGGCGCCGCGGTGGGACTGGCCTCGACCTCGATCGTGCTGGCCTACGGAAGCCCCGAGCCCTACGGCGCGATCGTGGCGCTGTTCATCCCTCCGGTGCTGATCCTCGCCTGGCACGCGGTCAACCCCACCGCGCGGCACGCCGGTCGCGGCGCGGCCCTGGCCACGACCCTGTTCCTGGGCGCATCGGCCAGCACATACACGCTGTACACGGGCCTGGCGGCGGGCACCGTCGTGCTCATGGCACTGGTCGCGACCGTCGCCGCCTCGGTCGCCCGCCGCAGCGCCGGCGGGCCCCATCCCACCCGCGGATCCTTCCCGCTCTGGCTGCCCGCGGTCCGGCTCGCGGCGATCGGGTTCGGCTCCATCGCGATCGCGCTCATGGTGTGGGCGCCCTACCTGCTCGCCGCCCTGCGCGGCACCCCCGCGGACTCCGGGACCGCGATGCACTACCTGCCCGACGCCGGCGCCCGCCTGCCGCTGCCGATGACCGCGGGCGGCCTCACCGGCTGGGTGTGCCTGGCGGGACTGGTGTGGATCGTCGTCCGGGCGTGGACCTCGCGCCGGGCACAGGCGCTGGGCCTGGGCGTGGTGGCCGTCTACCTGTGGTGCCTGGCCTCCATGGCGATCACCGTCCTGGGCACCACCATGTTGGGTTTCCGGCTCGAGCCGGTGCTCATCGGACTGCTCGTGGTGGCGGGCGTCTTCGCGATCGCCGACGTCGCCGGCCTCGCGGTGCGCGCGGCCGGGCGTCAGAACGGCGCCGATCGACCCGCGGCGGAGGCGGCCGATCGTCGTCGCCGGGCCACCGCGGTGGTGGGCGTCGTGGCGTCCCTGGCCGCACTGGCCCACGCGCAGGGCATCCCCGATCACCTGCACGAGGAGATCCGGCTGGCCTACACCGACACCGACGGTCACGGAGAGCGGGCGGACCGTTACCCACCCGGGCCCGAGTCCCACTACGCCGAGGTCGACGAGACCATCCGGGAGGCGTTCCCGGACCGGAGGCGCACCGACCTCGTCGTCGTCAGCACCGCCGACGCCTTCCTCGCCTACCACCCGTACCTGGCCTTCCAGGCCGTCACCTCCCACTACGCCAACCCCCTGGGGCGGTACGCCGACCGCAACGATGCCATGGTCCGGTGGCAGGACGCCACCAGCGGCGACGAACTGCGCGCCATGATGGATGAGACGCCGTGGCGCGGTCCCGACGCGATCGTCGCCCGCCCGTCGGGCGACGGGTACACGCTGCGCCTGGCCGAGGACACCTACCCCAACGACCCCAACGTGCGACGGTTCGGCGTCACCATCCCGGCCGAGGCCGTGGAGGGTCCCCACTTCGAGGTCCACGACGTGGGACCGTTCGCCGTGATCGTGGTGCGGTGA
- a CDS encoding decaprenylphospho-beta-D-erythro-pentofuranosid-2-ulose 2-reductase, with protein sequence MINAVGVPQTLLLLGGTSEIGLSICAEYLQQGPMRVILACLPGDPGVEDARAEMTAAGASAVEVVDFDAAATESHPAAFEQIFAGGDVDVAIVAFGLLGENEELWSDQRKAVQIAQINYTGAVSVGVLLAERMKAQGYGRIIAMSSAAGLRARRSNFVYGSTKAGLDSFYTGLGYALAEHGVDVLVIRPGQVRTRMSAHVKEAPLTINKEEVARIAVKKAGAGKGAVFAPAAFGGVMAVLTHVPRPIFRKLPF encoded by the coding sequence ATGATCAATGCCGTCGGCGTCCCCCAGACCCTGCTCCTCCTCGGTGGAACCTCAGAGATCGGCCTGTCCATCTGTGCCGAGTACCTGCAGCAGGGCCCGATGCGCGTGATCCTGGCCTGCCTGCCCGGCGACCCGGGGGTCGAGGACGCGCGCGCCGAGATGACGGCCGCCGGTGCGAGTGCGGTGGAGGTCGTCGACTTCGACGCCGCCGCCACCGAGTCCCACCCGGCCGCGTTCGAGCAGATCTTCGCCGGCGGGGACGTGGACGTGGCCATCGTCGCGTTCGGCCTGCTGGGAGAGAACGAGGAACTCTGGTCCGACCAGCGCAAGGCCGTCCAGATCGCACAGATCAACTACACCGGCGCCGTCTCGGTCGGTGTGCTCCTCGCCGAGCGGATGAAGGCCCAGGGTTACGGCCGGATCATCGCCATGAGCTCGGCCGCCGGGCTCCGGGCCCGCCGTTCCAACTTCGTCTACGGCTCCACCAAGGCCGGCCTGGACTCCTTCTACACCGGCCTCGGTTACGCGCTGGCCGAACACGGGGTCGACGTCCTGGTCATCCGCCCCGGCCAGGTCCGCACGCGCATGTCGGCACACGTCAAGGAGGCGCCGCTGACGATCAACAAGGAAGAGGTCGCCCGCATCGCGGTGAAGAAGGCGGGTGCGGGCAAGGGTGCGGTCTTCGCGCCGGCCGCGTTCGGCGGGGTCATGGCCGTGCTCACCCACGTGCCGCGCCCCATCTTCCGCAAGCTCCCCTTCTAG